From the Butyrivibrio fibrisolvens genome, the window CTGACTATGCGAAGCAGAAACTTTCCAAGCTTTTGCGCACGGATTTTTAGCATATCGCTACTTGGCTGCTCTACTCTCTTTATCTTTTTGGGGGATTCTAATATTAATGCCTCATCTCTCATCGTAGTAGAATACCTTTCTTGAAATATACAAGCCTACAACCAGCAGTATTACTGAAATGCATATAAAATATATCCATGCCATTGCGCTTCCAAGGCCGTACTTAACATCTGAGAAGATAGTACTTTTAATCTTGCTCATAACTTCGTTGGTCTCGTTGGTGAATGTATCAATTATTGTGTAGACACTGTTGACCAGGATAATAGGGCTTATCATAGGGAAAGTAATCTTCCAGAAGCTCTCCCAGGCTGTAGCTCCTTCAATGCTTGACGCCTCATACAAGGACGGTGATATTGACTGAAGAGCTGCAAGGAAAATAAGTATCTGAACGCCTGAAGCTATGATAATGTCGTATATCCCGTCAATTGCTGATGTCAGGTAATTGATTATGTTGACCGGAAGATCTGTGTAATTTATGAGAAGATACGATACATTTAGCATTGCCTGGGTATCTTCTGCGCTCTGGCCTGTCTCACTTAAGGTCCTTACAAGTAGATCTGAGTTTTCAAGTCCCAGGATAACTCCCGATGTAAGTATTACCGGGAAGAAAAAGATGCTTCTTGCAATTGCTCTTCCCTTGAACTCCTGATTAAGAAGATTAGCGGAAAAGAAACTGAATATAATAACAAGCGGTACTTTTAAGACCATGTCCCCTATTGACCTAAGGAGCATCTGATTAAACTCAGGGTCTATAGTAAGAAGCCTTATATAATGCTCAAAACCGTTCTTGAGAGCAGGAGTCAGAGCGTAGCCGCTGCTTGTTACTTCCATGTTGCTGAGACTGAATTTGACAGATTCAACGATAAAAGGAAGGAAGCTTCCAAAAAAGCCAACAAGGAAAGGTATTATAAAAAGTAGTCCAGCTAAAGCTTCTTTTCCTACAAGGGTGAGCTTTATATGCCCATCTATTTTCTTGAAATATCCCATCTGCTATTCCTCTTTTTCTCAGTCTTTTCTGATAAAACTTCTTGCTTCTACAGTTACTCCGTCGACTGTTATGGCGCTATCCGAATAATTGACGTATATCCTTGTTCCGTTATCATAAGTTACTTTTACAAGATCTTCTGAAAGGAGCTCGTGACTTACGATACTTACATCTGTAAGGCCTTGCAGTACCTCATTTACTCTTGCATAGTCGCTTACGGCTTTTTCTTTCCAGGAAGAATACTGAACGCTGTACAGGTCATCATAGTCAGTTTCCTTAAGAAGTGAATTGTCCTTATAGATCCACAGATAATGAAGACCTGCGCCGCACTCTACTGACTTAAGTAAGCTGGTCTCATAATCATCTGACATGTTCAGAGCTTCGCCGCTATAGGAAAGGCTTCCGTGGATGACCATTTGATAAAAAGGTATCTCCCTGTCAAGGATCCTGTACCTGTTTG encodes:
- a CDS encoding carbohydrate ABC transporter permease, which gives rise to MGYFKKIDGHIKLTLVGKEALAGLLFIIPFLVGFFGSFLPFIVESVKFSLSNMEVTSSGYALTPALKNGFEHYIRLLTIDPEFNQMLLRSIGDMVLKVPLVIIFSFFSANLLNQEFKGRAIARSIFFFPVILTSGVILGLENSDLLVRTLSETGQSAEDTQAMLNVSYLLINYTDLPVNIINYLTSAIDGIYDIIIASGVQILIFLAALQSISPSLYEASSIEGATAWESFWKITFPMISPIILVNSVYTIIDTFTNETNEVMSKIKSTIFSDVKYGLGSAMAWIYFICISVILLVVGLYISRKVFYYDER